Proteins encoded by one window of Nitrospira sp.:
- a CDS encoding Lrp/AsnC ligand binding domain-containing protein — MPRKPKSAAASSARATSVLTPPQGVRYGEPQPDPPAIPFTIHAPNAGASLMSDRAYIMINVSPGLTSSVVKALGQIKAIKTIDPCWGKPDIIVVADVADQDALTQLVLSKIHGIEGVTQTDTHLVYRTLESNAK, encoded by the coding sequence ATGCCAAGAAAACCAAAATCCGCCGCTGCCTCATCGGCCCGCGCCACGTCCGTATTGACACCGCCGCAGGGAGTTCGCTACGGTGAGCCGCAGCCCGATCCACCGGCTATTCCCTTTACGATTCACGCGCCAAACGCGGGAGCGTCCCTGATGTCCGACCGGGCCTACATCATGATCAATGTGAGTCCCGGATTGACATCCAGCGTCGTGAAAGCGCTCGGGCAGATCAAAGCGATCAAGACCATTGATCCTTGTTGGGGAAAACCGGACATCATTGTCGTCGCCGACGTGGCCGATCAGGATGCACTGACGCAGCTGGTCCTGAGCAAGATTCATGGCATTGAAGGCGTGACACAAACCGATACGCATCTCGTCTACCGTACACTGGAAAGCAACGCAAAATGA
- a CDS encoding ATP-binding protein — MKTRNWLVLSIAGACFLTIVIIEKLAPANVVGAYGYVLPILLVAILRNRPLMLVTVLACVVATYAGLLQPTKPGRFQSAVINRTVVVGVLLIVAYIGMSWEERKAREEAARAALARQTENLLRANAQLVDVKDQLNRSERLAAVGQLVASVAHEVGTPLHSIAWHVQALAEEPTVTPDMKKRIDVIDGQLTRVVGIIQDLLSSTRQRKPDPTWLPVDHVVTPVAALMEPAFQAKGVALRVELGDALPLVWADAEKLHQVLVNLFANAIAATSEGGTVTISAGSRAATPDEIEVGLRVGNATFITMVTIVVSDTGSGMPEEDLQKAFTPFFTTKAIGKGTGLGLFISRETIQAHGGTLTLESEVGKGTTVVISLPGQRSTATALI, encoded by the coding sequence ATGAAGACCCGCAATTGGCTGGTGCTGAGTATTGCCGGCGCCTGTTTCCTGACCATCGTCATTATTGAAAAGCTGGCCCCGGCAAACGTCGTCGGCGCCTACGGCTATGTGCTGCCCATTCTCCTCGTGGCAATCTTGCGCAATCGGCCGCTGATGCTGGTGACGGTGTTGGCCTGCGTGGTCGCGACCTATGCCGGGCTTCTCCAGCCGACGAAGCCGGGACGGTTTCAATCCGCCGTGATCAATCGCACGGTGGTCGTCGGCGTGTTGCTGATTGTGGCCTACATCGGCATGAGCTGGGAGGAACGGAAGGCCCGGGAAGAAGCGGCCCGCGCCGCGCTGGCCCGGCAAACGGAAAATCTGTTGCGCGCCAATGCGCAGTTGGTCGACGTGAAGGATCAGCTCAACCGATCTGAACGGCTCGCGGCCGTCGGGCAACTGGTGGCGTCGGTGGCGCATGAGGTGGGCACGCCGTTGCATTCGATCGCCTGGCACGTGCAGGCGTTGGCGGAAGAACCGACGGTCACGCCGGATATGAAGAAGCGCATCGATGTGATCGACGGGCAGCTGACGCGCGTGGTCGGCATTATTCAGGATCTCTTGTCCTCGACCCGGCAGCGGAAGCCCGATCCCACCTGGTTGCCGGTCGATCATGTCGTGACGCCCGTGGCGGCGTTGATGGAGCCGGCGTTTCAAGCGAAGGGCGTGGCGCTCCGGGTTGAGCTTGGGGACGCCTTGCCGCTGGTCTGGGCCGATGCCGAAAAGCTGCATCAAGTGTTAGTCAATCTGTTTGCCAACGCCATCGCGGCGACATCGGAGGGCGGGACCGTGACCATCAGCGCCGGGAGCCGAGCGGCCACGCCGGACGAGATCGAGGTGGGCTTGCGCGTGGGGAATGCGACGTTCATCACGATGGTCACGATCGTCGTCAGCGATACGGGCTCAGGTATGCCGGAGGAGGATCTCCAGAAAGCGTTTACGCCGTTCTTTACGACAAAGGCGATCGGGAAGGGGACCGGTCTGGGACTGTTCATTAGTCGGGAAACTATCCAGGCGCATGGCGGGACGCTCACGCTGGAAAGCGAAGTAGGGAAGGGGACGACGGTTGTGATATCGTTGCCCGGACAACGTTCAACTGCCACAGCGCTAATCTAG
- a CDS encoding sigma-54 dependent transcriptional regulator — translation MSAAKILVIDDDAVARELLADALKKDGHEVESFSNGTDALARGQQTVFDLVLTDIRMGTVDGLTVLREFKRFSPDTSIVLLTAFGSLEGAIEGIKQGAFDYLAKPFRKEEVKLVVQRALDHCKLVRENKRFRVELKEKEEWSPLVGSSPAMLDVYKLVARVSESRSTVLLQGESGTGKELIARAIHANSPRRDKPFIPVNCGALPDTLLESEMFGHEKGAFTGAVGLKAGLFEAATGGTLFLDEIGELGPALQVKLLRVMQDQEVRRVGGTASVKVDVRIIAATNRDLEQLVKEDKFRDDLFYRLNVVRITLPSLVDRKEDIPMLAHHFLQKYVGGTPSGVRGFLPDTMALLKEYRWPGNVRELENAVERAVSLSHGPLVTPDDLPESIRTAAQVDAKAPAAPEGDEVCLTLEEVEKRHLIRVLKEMKGNKVKAAKILGIDRRTLYRMAERFGLDLGDDPDAGDKEPAEKL, via the coding sequence ATGTCGGCAGCAAAGATTCTCGTAATCGACGACGATGCTGTGGCCCGCGAACTCCTGGCCGATGCCTTGAAAAAGGATGGGCATGAGGTGGAGTCCTTTTCCAACGGGACGGACGCGCTGGCTCGCGGGCAACAGACAGTGTTCGATCTCGTGCTCACGGATATTCGCATGGGGACCGTGGATGGACTGACTGTGTTGCGGGAGTTCAAGCGGTTCAGCCCGGATACCTCCATCGTTCTGCTCACGGCGTTCGGATCACTGGAAGGAGCGATCGAGGGAATCAAGCAGGGGGCCTTCGACTATCTGGCCAAGCCCTTTCGAAAGGAAGAGGTAAAGCTCGTTGTTCAGCGAGCGCTTGACCATTGCAAATTAGTGAGGGAAAACAAGCGCTTCAGAGTAGAACTGAAAGAAAAGGAGGAGTGGTCTCCATTGGTCGGAAGCAGTCCGGCCATGCTGGATGTCTATAAGCTGGTGGCTCGCGTGTCGGAGAGCCGCAGCACCGTGTTGCTCCAGGGAGAAAGCGGGACCGGGAAAGAACTGATTGCCCGGGCCATTCATGCCAATAGCCCACGGCGAGACAAGCCCTTCATTCCGGTGAATTGCGGCGCCTTGCCCGACACGCTGCTGGAGTCCGAGATGTTCGGCCATGAGAAGGGGGCCTTCACCGGTGCGGTGGGACTGAAGGCCGGCCTGTTTGAAGCGGCGACGGGTGGGACGCTGTTTCTCGATGAGATTGGCGAGCTCGGGCCGGCGCTGCAAGTGAAGCTGCTGCGAGTCATGCAGGATCAGGAGGTCCGGCGCGTGGGAGGGACCGCGTCCGTCAAAGTCGACGTCCGCATCATTGCCGCGACGAATCGCGATCTGGAGCAACTCGTTAAAGAAGACAAGTTTCGAGACGATCTGTTTTATCGCTTGAACGTGGTGCGGATAACCCTGCCTTCGCTGGTGGACCGCAAAGAAGATATCCCGATGCTGGCCCACCATTTTCTTCAGAAGTATGTCGGCGGGACGCCGTCAGGGGTGCGCGGATTTCTGCCGGACACGATGGCGTTGCTCAAGGAGTATCGGTGGCCGGGGAATGTGCGGGAGCTGGAGAACGCGGTGGAGCGCGCGGTGTCGTTGAGCCACGGCCCCTTAGTTACGCCGGACGATTTGCCGGAAAGTATCCGGACGGCTGCGCAGGTGGACGCGAAAGCCCCCGCAGCGCCTGAAGGGGATGAGGTCTGTCTGACGCTCGAAGAAGTGGAGAAGCGGCATCTGATCCGCGTGTTGAAAGAAATGAAGGGGAACAAGGTGAAGGCGGCCAAGATCCTGGGTATCGACCGCCGGACACTCTACCGGATGGCGGAACGGTTCGGACTGGATTTGGGGGACGATCCCGACGCCGGTGACAAAGAGCCGGCAGAGAAGTTATAG
- the malQ gene encoding 4-alpha-glucanotransferase — translation MYDLPEAELLYLLSDRAGIAADYHDIAGTRHVTTDDTRRAILSAMGFRVGDRTALIEELTAWDQRPWAQGCDPVCVVRTGQAPRDWSLHVRCEPSDDGQLHVHWMVFGESGEKHGEWKEGPGLPIHEVRLIQNRRYIRLAFPLPLDLPIGYYDVKIWVQGGSATVELQFRLIVAPARCYVPESFHAGTRTWGLALQLYSLRSERNWGVGDFGDLSTLVEWAGRQLGAGVIGLNPLHALKNTRPYHISPYSPSSRLYLNELYIDIDRVAEAKTTPDVQNRLADPAFRAQLTKARTSEYVDYEAVSALKRTVLDLCYRTFLRDNFEGMEPDLKPTTARGWFFHSYVQQEGTPLAEYALFQALEDERQFVQSRSAVWADWPEVYRMPASDAVAEFKRRHMKRVRFFQYVQWVAAEQLIAVGLQADEAGMPLGLYHDLALGSDRYGADGWRFQEVLAHQADCGAPPDAFAPEGQNWGLSPSDPVKLRASGYQFFIELLRTNLRYGGAIRIDHVMALFRLFWIPRGMPASKGTYVHYPADDLLAILALESMRAKTLVIGEDLGTVPDWVRDRLAAAGVLSYRVLYFERNGDGSLKSPSAYPAQSLGVVTTHDLPTLSGYWDGTDIETRVSLGLCASEEARRGALAERQVDKARLLAALRSEGLLPNGVSDDPAQSPVMTADLMAALHLYLARTPSWVVLANVEDVLGQRAQTNVPGTVDQHPNWSRKLTATVEQMVQDSRFASLAAQLRSARPLV, via the coding sequence ATGTACGACCTGCCGGAAGCTGAACTCCTGTACCTTCTTTCCGACCGTGCCGGTATCGCCGCAGACTACCACGACATCGCCGGGACCCGCCATGTGACGACCGATGACACTCGTCGAGCCATTCTTTCGGCCATGGGGTTTCGCGTGGGTGATCGTACTGCGCTGATTGAAGAACTCACCGCCTGGGATCAACGGCCGTGGGCGCAGGGCTGCGACCCGGTGTGTGTGGTGCGGACTGGTCAGGCGCCTCGCGACTGGTCGTTGCACGTGCGTTGCGAGCCCTCGGATGACGGGCAGCTTCACGTCCATTGGATGGTGTTCGGCGAAAGTGGCGAAAAGCACGGTGAGTGGAAAGAGGGGCCGGGTCTTCCGATTCATGAAGTGCGGCTGATCCAGAATCGTCGCTATATCCGGCTGGCGTTCCCGCTACCGCTGGATCTGCCGATCGGATATTACGATGTAAAAATCTGGGTGCAGGGAGGATCGGCGACGGTCGAACTCCAGTTCCGTCTGATCGTGGCTCCGGCGCGTTGCTATGTCCCTGAATCGTTTCATGCCGGCACGCGGACGTGGGGGCTCGCCCTGCAACTGTATTCGCTGCGCAGCGAACGGAACTGGGGAGTCGGAGATTTTGGAGATTTGTCCACGCTCGTCGAGTGGGCGGGCAGGCAGTTGGGTGCCGGTGTCATCGGGTTGAACCCCTTGCACGCTCTGAAGAACACCAGGCCCTATCATATCAGTCCTTATTCGCCGAGCAGTCGGCTCTATCTCAACGAGCTCTATATCGATATTGACCGGGTGGCTGAAGCCAAGACCACGCCGGATGTGCAGAATCGCCTGGCTGATCCCGCCTTTCGCGCGCAACTCACGAAGGCCCGGACGAGCGAGTATGTGGACTACGAAGCGGTCTCGGCGCTCAAGCGGACGGTGCTGGATCTCTGCTATCGGACCTTTCTGCGTGACAACTTTGAGGGGATGGAGCCGGATCTGAAGCCGACGACGGCCCGTGGCTGGTTCTTTCATTCCTACGTTCAGCAAGAGGGGACGCCGCTGGCTGAGTACGCGCTCTTTCAGGCGCTCGAAGATGAGCGGCAATTTGTGCAGTCCCGCTCGGCCGTGTGGGCGGATTGGCCGGAAGTCTATCGCATGCCCGCGAGCGACGCGGTCGCCGAATTCAAGCGCCGGCATATGAAGCGGGTGCGGTTCTTTCAGTATGTGCAATGGGTGGCGGCTGAGCAACTGATCGCCGTGGGGTTGCAAGCGGACGAGGCCGGGATGCCGTTGGGCTTGTATCACGACCTCGCGCTGGGCAGTGATCGCTACGGTGCAGACGGATGGCGCTTCCAGGAGGTATTGGCGCATCAAGCCGATTGCGGGGCTCCACCCGACGCCTTTGCGCCGGAGGGGCAGAATTGGGGGTTGTCGCCGTCCGATCCGGTGAAGCTGCGCGCCAGCGGCTATCAGTTCTTCATCGAACTGCTCCGGACGAATCTGCGGTACGGCGGGGCGATTCGCATCGATCATGTGATGGCCTTATTCCGGCTCTTTTGGATTCCGCGCGGGATGCCGGCTTCCAAAGGGACCTATGTGCATTATCCGGCGGACGATCTCCTCGCGATTCTCGCGTTAGAGAGCATGCGGGCCAAGACGCTGGTGATCGGCGAAGATCTGGGAACGGTGCCCGATTGGGTGCGTGATCGGCTGGCCGCGGCCGGCGTGCTTTCGTATCGTGTCCTCTACTTTGAACGGAACGGGGACGGCAGTTTGAAGTCCCCCTCGGCCTATCCCGCTCAATCGCTCGGGGTCGTGACAACCCATGATTTGCCGACACTGAGCGGCTACTGGGACGGCACCGATATCGAGACGCGTGTCAGCCTGGGGCTCTGTGCGAGCGAGGAGGCTCGTCGGGGCGCGCTCGCTGAACGGCAAGTCGACAAGGCTCGGTTGCTCGCGGCGTTGAGATCCGAGGGCCTCCTGCCGAATGGCGTGTCGGACGATCCGGCACAGAGTCCGGTGATGACCGCGGATCTGATGGCGGCGCTGCATCTCTATCTCGCACGCACGCCCTCATGGGTCGTCCTCGCGAACGTGGAAGATGTGCTCGGTCAACGGGCGCAGACCAATGTGCCCGGCACCGTCGATCAGCATCCCAACTGGTCCAGGAAATTGACTGCGACCGTCGAGCAGATGGTGCAGGATTCCCGTTTCGCGTCGCTCGCCGCGCAGTTGCGTTCAGCCCGTCCACTTGTGTAA